AACCAGCACCGGGCGGTACGCCGCTGACGCGGGCCCGTCCCGCATGAGTTCGCGCACGAGTACGAGCACCAGGAGCCGCCGATGCCGTCCGCACTCTCCGCTGCCCGCGTGCTGGGCCTGACCCTGGTGTTGCTGAGCACGGCACCGGTGGCCAGGGCCGACGACGACACCTGGACCGTGGTGCCGTCCGGCAGCATGCGGCCGTACTTCTACGCGGAGGGCGCGCCCGGCACGGTGCTCCAGGACACGGTGTCCGTGCGCAACCCGGGCGACGCTCCGCTGACCGTCCGGCTGCGCGGCGCGGACGCCGACAACACGGCGGACGGCGGCTTCGCCGTGCGCAGGCGGGCGACGGACACCGGGGCGTGGATCAGCTTCGCGCGGACGACGACGGCCGGTCGCCGGGTCCCGGTGGGCGCGGTCTGGGTGAAGATCCCCGCGCACACCCGCGCGGACGTGCCGTTCACCGTGAGCGTGCCCTCGGGTGCGGCGCCCGGCGACCACCCCGGCGCGATCGTGGCGAGCGCCGGCGGCCGGTCCGCCGCCGTCCGCGTCCATCTGCGGGTCGCCGGACCGACGCTGTCCGCGCTCACCGTCGAGCATGTCGCCGTGCGGGGCGGGCGCATCTCGTACGAGCTGGTCAACCGCGGCAACACCGTGCTCGCCCCGCGCCTCGCGGTCACCGCCGACGGCCTCTTCGGCCGGGTCCTCGACCGGGCCCCGCACGCCCTGCCCGTCGAGCTGCTCCCGGGTCGCCGCGTCACGCTCACCGAACCCTGGCCACACGCCCCGGCGTTGGACTCCGTCGACGTGCGGCTGACGGTCACCGCGGCGGGCGGGGCCCGCGACGAGGCTAAGGCGCGGGCGCGGTTCGTGCCGTGGGGCGCGGTGGCGGGGGCCGCGGGCGGCCTCGCGGCGATCGCCGCGCTCCTGTTCTTCGTCGTACGGCGTCGCAGGCGCCCCGCGCCCGACGGTGAGGCGAGTGAACAGCCGCGTACGGAAGTCGAGTTGACGGGAGCGGTGTCGTGAGCGTCGTCGTGAACTGCGGGAGTCGCCGGCGGCGGACGCCGGCGCTGGTGGCCCTCCTCGTGCTCGCCCTCGTGGCGCTCCCGTTCGCCGGAACGCCCGCCCACGCGGCGGACAAGCCGGCCGTGAAGCTCTCCAAGTCGCAGGCGGGGACCGGTGGTTCGATCACCGTCACCGGCAGCGGATGGCGGCCCAAGGCGCTGCTGATGATGCTGATCTGTGGCCAGTCCGTGCCCTCCCGGGGCGTGCTCGGCGGCACCAACTCGTGCGCCAACGCGGACGGCCGGGCCGTCACCACCGACGCGAAGGGCAGGTTCAGCAAGGAGCTGCCGGTCGCCGAGCCGCCGAAGCCCTGCCCCTGTGTGGTGCACGTGGCCACCGTCACCGGAGAGAAGGCGCAGGCGGACGCCATCTTCATGGTCGCCGGGCACTCGGTCGAGCCGCTGCCGCCGGAGGAGGCGGGCGGGCGCCTGTCGGTGCTCACGGACACCCGGCTCGACGGCTCCAGTGGCCTGCTCACCTGGTTCGGCTCCCCGCCCGCCCGCACCCTCGTCTTCACCGTCGGCAACACCGGCACCGCGGCCGTCAAGAACCCGGTCTTCCAGGTCGGCACCTCTCACGGCGTGTTCGCGCCGCAGTGGGAGGACCAGCAGTGGCGCGGCACGATCGCACCCGGCAAGCGGGCCCGGATCACCCTGCCCGTCGAGCTGTCCGCCGGGGCGCACGGCGACTACACCGTCTCGCTGAAGTACGCCGGGAAGGTCCTCGCCGAGCAGCCCTGGGGTGTCGGCCGGCCCTGGGGCGTCACCCTCTTCTGGATCCTGGTCTGCGTGGTCGTGCCCGCGGCGCTGTTCCGGATCGGGATGGCCGTGGTGGACCGGATCCGGCCGCGTACGTCGGCGGGGCGGCGGCGCTTCGGCCTCGGCACCCCGGCCGGCGGGGGCGTCCTCGGCGGCCGGGGGAGCCGGAGCGGCTCGGGCGGCAAGCACCGGGGCCTGGGCTTCGGCCTGCCCGAACTCGCCTCGCGCTTCCCTAGGTCGAGCACGCCCGCCTCCGCCACCGAATCCTCCGCCGCGCCCGCCGCGACCCCTACGACTCCGGCCCTGCCGTGGTTCACCCCGGACACCGATCCGGGCACCCCGGCGACCGGTCAGCTCTCCGCACCGCACGACAACAGCCCGACGGCTCAGGCGAGCCGGACGGGACGGACGAGTCGGACCAGAGAGGGAAACACGTGAGCAAGCCGAAGAGAGCGAGCGCGGCCGGGGTCGCGCTCATGCTCGGCGGTGCGGGCATCCTGCTGGGAGTGGCCGCGGCCCCGGCCCAGGCCGCCGAAGTGTCGTACGCCACCAAGTGCGTTCCGCCCGCGGCCTCGGGCCTGGACCCCGTCGAGGGAACCACGAAGGTGGAGATCACCGCCCCGGCCACGGCGAAGGTCGGCGACACGGTCGACGTGGTGTGGAAGTTCGTCCAGGCCGCCTCGAAGAACCCCGACCTCATCGACCTGCCGAAGGACTCGGTCCAGCCGAGCGGCACCCTCAAGGCGACCGGCGCGCAGAGCGCCGACATCGCCGTGCAGGGGCCGCGCCAGAACCCGGCCATCCCCAAGGGCGGCGCCATGGTGCTGTCCGACATGAAGGGCACCCTGAAACTGACGGCACCCGGCGAGGTCACGCTCACGCCCGACGCGTACTCCATCAACGCCTACAGCACGGACACCAAGTGCACGCCGACCGAGACGGTGAAGTCCGCGGCGACGATCAACGTGACGGCGGGCAACGGGAGTTCGCCGAGCACGTCACCGGATCCGTCTGCGTCCGCGTCTGCGTCCGCTTCCGCCTCGGCGACGAGTACGCCGACCGCCTCAGCCAGTGAGAGCGGGAGCGGCGGCTCGGCGGGCGGTGACGACGGCGGGCAGAGCGACTTCCCGGGCAAGGAGGTCTCTGTCCCGTACCAGTGCAAGACGCCGATCGGGGACAAGAGCGCCACCTCGCCCGTGCAGATCAACGCCAAGAAGGACGGCGGGAGTTACGGCCTCACGGTGCAGTTCAAGAAGTCCGTGATGGACAGCCCCGCGACCATCCCGGCGGGCTCGGTCAAGCCGTCGATGGAGGTCGCCCTGGGCGGCGCCGACAAGGGCACCGTGCATGTCGAGGGCCCGGCCAACACCAAGGAGATCAAGTCGGGCGACCCGATCGAGATACCGGACCTCACGGGCACCTACAAGCCGGGCGCCAGCGGTGAATCCACCCTGTCCCCGGGCGTGCTGACGGTCGAGGCCCTGGGTACGACGACGACCTGCACCCCGGCCAAGTCCGCGGTCTCCCTCACGCTGGACACCACCGAACAGGCGGGCGGAGCCGCGGGCGGCGGTTCGTCCTCCGGCAGCGGCGGTACGTCCTCCGGCGGCGCCAGCGGCGGCCTCGCCGAGACCGGCTCCGACAGCCACAGCACCCTCAAGGCCCTGGCCCTGGTCGCCGGCACGGTGACCCTGCTGGGCGGCGCGGTCTTCACGTTCATGCCGCGGCGGCGGATGCGCTGAGTCCGCGGGCGGAACGCGGAGGGCCCCCGCACCGAGCGGTGCGGGGGCCCTCCGTCGTAGAACCGGTCGAACCGGTCGAACCGGCGGAACCGGTCGAACCGTCAGGGGTACGTCTCAGTGGACGTCGCCCATGAGTTCCTTGACCTTCTTGCGGTACATCCACACCGCGACACCGGCGACCACGGCCAGCACGGCCTGGAAGGCCACGATGCCCGTCTTGTTCAGGTCGACGCCGGCGATGGAGAGCAGACCGGTCGTGGCGTCACCGGCGGTGACGGCCAGGAACCAGACACCCATCATCTGGGAGGCGTACTTCGCGGGGGCCATCTTCGTGGTGACGGAGAGACCGACCGGGGAGACCGTCAGCTCGGCGACGGTCTGCACGAAGTAGATCGCGACCAGCCACATCGCGGCCGCCTTGTGACCGCCCTCGGCGATCGACAGCGGGGCGAGGAAGAGGAAGAACGAGGCGCCGATCAGCAGCAGACCCGAGGCGAACTTCACCGCCGTGCTCGGCTCCTTGCCGCGCCGGTTCATCGCCAGCCACGCCCAGGCGAAGACCGGGGCGAGCGCCATGATCATGACCGGGTTGACCGACTGGTACCAGGAGACCGGGAACTCCCAGCCGAAGACGGTGTTCTCGGCGGAGGAGTCGGCGAAGATCGACAGGGTCGAACCGCCCTGGTCGTAGATCATCCAGAACACGGCCGCGGCGACGAAGAACCAGATGTACGCGGACATCTTCGACTGCTCGGCGCGGTCCAGGTCCTTGTCGCGCTTGATGCGCCCGATGACCAGGACCGGGATGATCAGACCGGCGATCGTGATCGGGACCAGCAGCCAGTTCAGCGTGTAGTGGCCGGAGAAGCCGACGACGGCGTAGAAGACGACGGCGATGGCGGCCCAGATCGCGGACTTGCGCAGCGTCGCGGACTTCTCCTCGGCGGACAGCGGCGTCGGGACGATGTCCGAGCGCGAGTTCAGGTGACGGCTGCCGAGCAGGAACTGGCCCAGGCCCAGGGCCATGCCGAGCGCGGCGAGCGCGAAGCCCAGGTGCCAGTTGACGTTCTCGCCGATGGTGCCGATGACCAGCGGGGCGGCGAAGGCGCCCACGTTGATGCCGATGTAGAAGAGCGTGAAGCCACCGTCACGGCGCGGGTCGTCCGCGCCCTTGTAGAGGTGGCCGACCATCGTGGAGATGTTGGCCTTCAGCAGACCGGAACCGATCGCGACGAGGCCGAGACCCGCGAAGAAGGTGCCCGACGTCGGGAGGGCCAGCGTGAGGTGGCCCAGCATGATGACGAGGCCGGCGACGGCCACGGTCTTGCGGGGGCCGAGGACGCGGTCCGCGAACCAGCCGCCCGGCAGGGCGAGCAGGTACACGAGCGACACGTACACCGAGTAGATCGCGGTCGCGGTGGCCGCACTCAGGTGCAGGCCGCCCGGTGCCACCAGGTACAGCGGGAGCAGAGCCCTCATGCCGTAGTAGGAGAAACGCTCCCACATCTCGGTCATGAAGAGAGTGGCCAGTCCGCGGGGGTGGCCGAAGAAGGTCTTCTCGGAACCGGGGGTGCCCGGAGTCACCGAGTCCTTCGTCAGGCTGGACGCCATGGTTGTTCCTTGCTGGTCGGGACGCGCTGCGAGAGCGGTTGCGCGCCCGGTGGGGGCGGCCGGCACCGGCACGGTCGGGCCGTCCCACCCCACGCCCTGGGGAGTCCGTTCCGGGTTTCGGAGCGGCGGACGGTGACCACCGGGATCCACGCCCCTCGCACGTTCAGCGCGCTCGGGGCCCGGCCACAGGTCATTCCTGTCGAGGCCGGCAGAAGCCGACCTGTCGAGGCCGGCGAAAGCCGGCCCGCACACAAAAGAGACCTTCAGCGTCAAGTACTCGCCAAAGGTCCCCGGTGTTGCTAAAGGCGTTGCCGTCACCATACGACACGACACTGCCGGATATGGAAGGACTTGAGATATGGATCACAGGCGATCATGGAACCGCGGAGTGCATTCGAAGGTGTTTCTCATAATCGCATCCCATAGCCGCAGGCTCACACGGCGGAACTAGGAACTCCGTTTCGCCGGGGCATTCTCGCAGGCCCAGGTAAGAATCACGGTCGACGATCACACCCCGGCTCCTGTCCGCGGCGGACTACCATCACCCCATGACCCGTGTACTGCTCGCCGAGGACGACGCGTCCATCTCGGAGCCGCTGGCCCGCGCACTGCGCCGGGAAGGTTACGAGGTCGAGGTGCGTGAGGACGGACCCACCGCGCTCGACGCCGGACTGCAGGGCGGCATCGACCTGGTCGTGCTGGACCTCGGCCTGCCCGGCATGGACGGCCTGGAGGTGGCCCGCCGGCTGCGCGCCGAAGGCCACACCGTCCCGATCCTCGTCCTGACCGCGCGCGCCGACGAGGTGGACACCGTCGTCGGTCTGGACGCGGGCGCCGACGACTACGTCACCAAGCCCTTCCGGCTCGCCGAACTGCTCGCCCGCGTCCGGGCCCTGCTGCGGCGCGGCGCCGCCGAGCCCGCGCAGCCGCCCGCCACGCACGGCGTGCGCATCGACGTCGAGTCGCACCGCGCCTGGATGGGCGAGGAGGAACTCCAGCTCACGGCGAAGGAGTTCGACCTGCTGCGGGTCCTCGTCCGGGACGCCGGCCGGGTCGTCACGCGCGACCAGCTGATGCGCGAGGTCTGGGACACCACGTGGTGGTCGTCCACCAAGACCCTCGACATGCACATCTCGTGGCTGCGCAAGAAGCTCGGCGACGACGCGGCGAACCCCCGCTACATCGCGACGGTACGGGGCGTCGGCTTCCGCTTCGAGAAGAGCTGAGGTTCGGGAGGAGCTCGGCTCTTCGAGAAGAGCCGAGCCCGCTCCGCACCGCGGGCCCCCCACGTTTCGGTACAGGTAAGAGGACATGCGCCGTCGACTGATCCAGTCCACGCTCGCCGTCGTGCTCGTGGTGATCGCCGTCTTCGGCGTGTCCCTCGTCATCGTCGAGACCCGCACGATCGGCAACAGCGCCCAGGAGCGGGTGGACTCCGAGGCGCAGAAGCTGGCGAGCATCGTGGACAGCCGTCTCATCGGCGACGCACGCGTCAGCGGGGAGATCCTCAAGGCCCAGGTCACCGGCCAGCGGTACGCCGTGATCCGGATCCCCGGCAAGGACCCGATCGAGGTCGGCACCAAGCCCGGCGGCGACGTCATCCACGCCAAGGTCAAGGGCGAGGAGGGCGAGACGGTCGTCGTCCAGGAGCCGCGCTCGTCCGTGACCCGGGAGGTCGGCCGCACACTGCTGATCATCGCCGCGGTCGCGCTGCTCGCCATCGTCGCCGCGGTCCTGCTCGCGGTCCGCCAGGCCAACCGCCTAGCCTCCCCGCTCACCGACCTCGCCGAGACCGCCGAGCGCCTCGGCTCCGGCGACCCCCGCCCGCGCCACAAGCGCTACGGCGTCCCCGAGCTCGACCGGGTCGCGGACGTCCTGGACAGCAGCGCGGAACGGATCGCGCGCATGCTCACCGCCGAGCGCCGCCTCGCCGCCGACGCCTCCCACCAGCTCCGTACGCCGCTGACGGCCCTCTCCATGCGCCTGGAGGAGATCACCCTCACCGACGACCCGGACACGGTGAAGGAGGAGGCGACCATCGCGCTGACGCAGGTCGAGCGCCTCACGGACGTGGTGGAGCGGCTGCTCACCAACGCCCGCGACCCGCGTACCGGCTCCGCCGTCACCTTCGACCTGGACGAGGTCATCAAGCAGCAGCTGGAGGAGTGGCGCCCCGCCTACCGCAGTGCGGGCCGCGCCATCGTCAGCTCGGGCAAGCGGCACCTGCGGGCCGTGGGCACCCCGGGCGCGGTCGCCCAGGTCCTGGCGGCCCTCATCGAGAACTCACTCATGCACGGCGGCGGCACCGTCGCCCTGCGCACCCGGGTCACCGGCAACCAGGCCGTCATCGAGGTCACGGACGAGGGCTCCGGCGTCCCCGCCGACCTCGGCGCCCGCATCTTCGAGCGCGCGATCAGCGGCCGCAACTCCACGGGCATCGGCCTCGCGGTCGCCCGCGACCTCGCGGAGGCCGACGGCGGCCGCCTGGAAATGCTCCAGGCCCAGCCCCCGGTCTTCGGCCTGTTCCTGTCGAGGACGCCCATGAAGCGGCCGCAGCTGGAAGAAGAGCCGACGGTTCGCTGAGGGTCCTCAGCTCCCCGTGCGTCGGGTGCGTCAGCTGACCCGCTGAGCAGGCCGCTCGGCCGGAGCCGTTTCCTCCAGGAACGATTCCGCACTCGCAACCGCCTCCCGCGCGGGCAACGTACGGAACACCCACGTCCGGTAGGACCAGAACCGGAACAGCGTGGCGATCCCGATGCCGAGCACCTTGAAGACGTTGCGCTGCAGCGAGCTGTCCCAGCCGAAGCCGTAGATCGCCGCGTACAGAATCCCGTTCTCGATCACCAGACCCACCGCGCTGAACGCGAGGAACAGCGTCAGCTCCTTCGTGCGGGCGCTGCGGTCGCGGTCCCGGTAGGTGAAGTACCGGAAGCCCAGGTAGTTGCAGAAGATCGCGACGACGGTGGCGATGATGTTGGCCCGCACGGCCTGCAGGCTCGTGGCGTGCCACAGGAAATTCGAGACGCCGAAGTTGACGACGGTGCCCAGGGCCCCCACGGCACCGAACTTCACGACCTCGCGCGCGAGCAGGTCGAAGCGCTCACGCAGGGTGCTGCGGGGCCCCGCACGCAGCTCCGTGGAACCAGTGCCCATGGTGTCGCCAGCCCCCGTCAGTCGGATACGTCAACCCAGCCATGCTAACCAGCGGCCCATGACCGGCGCCTGCGGACCGTCTCACGGGGGCGCAAAGACAAGCCCATGACAGCTCGGCGGGACCCGGCGACAACGGGCAAAGGGCCGGAAAAAGGGACGGAAACCGGCCACGGTGGCGTGGCCGATACTCTTGGAGCGTGACGTTCCCGGTAGTCGGCATGGTCGGCGGCGGTCAGCTCGCTCGTATGACACACGAGTCAGGTATCCCGCTCGGCATCAAATTCAAGCTCCTCAGTGACACCCCTCAGGATTCCGCGGCGCAGGTCGTCGGCGATGTCGTCATCGGCGACTATCGCGACCTCGGCACGCTGCGTGACTTCGCGCGGGGCTGCGACGTGATCACCTTCGATCACGAACACGTACCCACCGAGCACCTCAGGGCCCTGGAGGCGGACGGCATCCCCGTGCGCCCCGGCCCCGACGCGCTCGTGCACGCCCAGGACAAGGGCGTGATGCGGGCCAAGCTCGACGAGATCGGTGTGCCGTGCCCACGGCACCGGATCGTGACGGACGTCGCCGACGTCGCCGCGTTCGCGGCGGAAGGCCTCGCCGAAGGCGAAGAGGGCGACGGCTTCCCGGTCATCCTCAAGACGGTCCGCGGCGGCTACGACGGAAAGGGCGTCTGGTTCGTCCGCTCCCTCGAGGACGCCGCCGACCCCTTCCGCGCGGGCGTCCCCGTCCTCGCCGAGGAGAAGGTCGACTTCGTACGGGAGCTCGCGGCGAACGTCGTACGCTCGCCGCACGGCCAGGCCGTCGCGTACCCGGTGGTCGAGTCCCAGCAGGTCGACGGCGTCTGTGACACGGTCATCGCGCCCGCGCCCGGCATAACGGACGAGCTGGCCCTGCGCGCCGAGGAACTGGCCCTGCGCATCGCCAAGGAACTCGGAGTCGTCGGCCACCTCGCCGTGGAGCTCTTCGAGACGGCCGACGGCCGCATCCTCGTCAACGAGCTGGCGATGCGCCCGCACAACTCGGGCCACTGGACCCAGGACGGCGCGATCACCTCGCAGTTCGCCAACCACGTCCGCGCGGTCCTCGACCTGCCCCTCGGCGACCCGCGCCCGCGCGCCAAGTGGACGGTCATGGTCAACGTCCTCGGCGGCGACTACCCCGACATGTACTCCGCATACCTGCACTGCATGGCCCGCGACCCCCAGCTCAAGATCCACATGTACGGCAAGGACGTGAAGCCCGGCCGCAAGGTCGGCCACGTCAACACCTACGGCGACGACCTGGACGACGTGCTGGAGCGCGCCCGTCACGCTGCCGGCTACCTCAGAGGAACGATCACAGAATGACCGCACCCGTCCCGCCCGTCGTAGGCATCGTCATGGGGTCGGACTCCGACTGGCCCGTCATGGAGGCCGCCGCGGGGGCCCTCGACGAGTTCGAGATCCCCTACGAGGTGGACGTCGTCTCCGCGCACCGGATGCCGCACGAGATGATCGCGTACGGCGAGCAGGCCGCCGAGCGCGGTCTCAAGGCGATCATCGCGGGCGCGGGCGGAGCCGCCCACCTGCCCGGCATGCTCGCCTCGGTCACCCCGCTGCCCGTGATCGGCGTGCCGGTCCCGCTGAAGTACCTCGACGGCATGGACTCGCTGCTGTCGATCGTGCAGATGCCCGCGGGCGTGCCGGTCGCCACCGTCTCCATCGGCGGAGCGCGCAACGCGGGCCTGCTGGCCGCCCGGATGCTGGCCGCGCACGACGAGGAACTCCTCGCCCGTATGCGGGAGTTCCAGCAGGAGCTGGGCGACCAGGCCCGCGAGAAGGGCAAGCGGCTGCGCACCAAGGTCGAGGGCGCGGGCAACGGCTTCGGCTTCGGGAAGTGACGCGGATGACCTCCCCCGACGCCGCTGCCTCCCTCGACGAAGCCCGGGACCTGCTGCGGGAGTTCCCCGTCGTCGACGGGCACAACGACCTCCCCTGGGCGCTGCGCGAACAGGTCCGTTACGACCTCGGCGCCCGCGACATCGCCACCGACCAGAGCGCCCACCTGCACACCGACCTGGGACGCCTGCGCGCGGGCGGCGTCGGCGCACAGTTCTGGTCGGTGTACGTCCGCTCGGACCAGCCGGGCGCCGTGCCCGCGACGCTCGAACAGATCGACTGCGTACGGCAGTTGATCACGCGCTATCCGTCGGACCTGCGGGGCGCGCTGACGGCCGCCGACATGGAGGCGGCCCGCGCCGAGGGCCGTATCGCCTCCCTGATGGGCGCCGAGGGCGGCCACTCGATCGCCAACTCCCTCGCCACGCTACGGGCGTTGTACGCACTCGGCGTCCGCTACATGACCCTCACGCACAACGACAACAACGACTGGGCGGACTCGGCGACGGACGAGCCGGGCGTCGGCGGTCTGTCGGCCTTCGGCCGCGCCGTCGTGCGGGAGATGAACCGCGAGGGCATGCTCGTCGACCTCTCGCACGTGGCGGCGACGACGATGCGCGACGCGCTGGACACCACGTCCGCGCCGGTGATCTTCTCCCACTCCTCGTCGCGGGCCGTCTGCGACCACCCGCGCAACATCCCGGACGACGTCCTGGAACGGCTGCCCGCCAACGGGGGAGTCGCGATGGTGACCTTCGTACCGAAGTTCGTGCTCCAGGCCGCCGTCGACTGGACGGCCGCCGCCGACGAGAACATGCGCGCCCACGGCTTCCACCACCTCGCCACCACCCCCGAGGCGATGAAGGTCCACCGCGCCTTCGAGGAGACCAACCCGCGGCCCATCGCCACGGTCTCCACGGTCGCCGACCACCTGGACCACATGCGCGAGGTCGCCGGCGTCGACCACCTCGGCATCGGCGGCGACTACGACGGCACGGCGTTCACCCCGGACGGCCTCGGCGACGTCTCCGGCTATCCGAACCTGATCGCCGAGCTGCACGACCGCGGCTGGTCGAGGACCGACCTGGCCAAGCTGACCTGGCAGAACGCCGTACGGGTGCTCGGCGCGGCCGAGGACGTGGCCCGCGAGCTCCAGGCGACGAGGGGACCGTCGAACGCGACGCTGGAGCAACTGGACGGCTGACGCCCGCGGACTTCCGCACGGTGGGCGAGGCGTACCCCCAAACGCCCCGCCCACCAGGAAGCGCCCGCAGCTCCGTGCGACGGTGACCGTACTGCGATCTCTGACGTACGGAGCCCCGCCATGGCCGACCTGCAGGACGAACTGCACACCACCGCCGAGGTTGGCGCGCTCGATGAGCAGCCCGCTGTCCGACCGGAGCTTCCCGCAAAGACGGCGGCCGACCCGGCCGAGGACCCGCTCGCGCGGGCCCACGCCTTCCTCGCCGCCCACCCCGTCGCCGACGGCTACAGCGGCCTGCCCTGGGCACTGCGCCACCTCCCCTGGTTCGACCTGGAACTGGGCGAGAGCTCCGTGGACACGGATGTGCCGCGGATGCGCCAGGGGCACGTGGCCGCCCTCTTCTGGTCGCTGCACCTGCCCGAGGGGCTGGCCAAGGACCGGGCCGTCGGCGCGACCCTGGAACAGCTCGACCTCGTGAACACGGTGGTCCAGGCCCACCCCGAGGGCCTGCGGCTGGCGAGCAGCGCCGGGCAGACCACCGACGCCCGCAACTGCGGCCGCGTCGCCGTCGTCCTCGGCCCCGCCGGAGCGAGCGCACTCGGCGACTCGATGGGCATCCTGCGCGCCCTGCACGCGCTCGGCCTGCGCGCGGTCACCCTCTCGGGCGCCTCCTGGGCGAGCGAGGTGGGCCTGACCCGGTTCGGCGAGGAGGTGCTGCGCGAGATGAACCGGCTCGGCGTCCTCGCCGACCTCTCCGGCGCCTCCGAGGCCACGACCCGCCGCGCCCTCGCCGTGTCCAAGGCGCCGGTCGTCTTCGCCCGCTCCGCGGCCCGCGCCCTGCGCCCCCACCCGGCCAACCTCCCCGACGACCTCCTCGAAGAGCTGGGCACCGCCAAGGGCCTGTGCCTGGTCCCGCTCACGGCCGAGCAGACCGGCCCCTCCGTACGGGACGTGGCCGACCATCTCGACCACGTCCGTACGATCGCGGGCCCGGAGTGCGTCGGCCTGTCGGGCACCTACGACTCCGGAAGCGCGCACCCCCAGGACCTCCCCGACGCGTCGGGCTACCCGCGGCTGATCGCCGAACTCCTCGACCGCGGCTGGTCCGAGCCCGACCTCGCCCTGCTCACCTGGGGCAACGTCCAACGGGTGCTGCGCAACGCGGACTTCACGGCCCGCGCCGCCCGGCAGCGCCGCGATCCGTCCACGGCGAAGATCGCCGAACTCGACGGGTGACCGGGGGTACGCCGGCCCGAATGCCCCGCCGGGCCGGCGTACCTCCTGGGTGGTTCCTCTTCTCAGCAGGCGCAGAGGCAGAACGGGTGCCCCGCCGGGTCCGCGTAGACCCGCCAGTTGCGTGAGCGGTCCTCCGTGTCCAGCGCCTTCGCGCCGAGCGCGAGCACGCCCTTCTCGGCCGCGTCCAGGTCCTCCACGGTCAGGTCCAGATGGAACTGCTGCGAGTCGTCGGGCGCGGGCCACTTCGGTGCTACGTGTCCGGGCGCGGCCTGGAACGCCATCGACTGCCCGCCGGGCACGCTCAGGTCGACCCAGCGGCCCTCACCCTCGACCGTGCCGCCCAGCACCTCGGCGTAGAACCCGGCGAGCGCACCCGGGTCGGGACAGTCCAGAACAATGGCGCCGAGCTTGGCGAGAGCCATGACTACTCCTCCTGGTTACCGGTAGAACCGGTTAAGGGGTAACGGTTACTGCATGCTCCCCCATTGGAGGTAACGTCGCAACCATGAATGACCGCGCGCCCGCACCCGATGGGCTCTCCCTGGTGGAGGCCCTGGTCAACACGCTGGACCTGGCGTCGGGCGCGGACACGCTGGACAGCCCCGAGGGCCGGGCGCCCTTCGGGATCGCGGAGAGCGAGGTCGAGGCGGCCCGTGAGCTGCGTGAATCGCTGCGCGCGGTCTGCCTGGCGCACGCCGGCCACCCGCCGCACCGCACCGTGACCCCGCTGGGGGTCCTGCTCGCGGCCGCCCCGCTCGTCGTGACCGTCTCCGCGGCCGACGGCTCGGCGACACTGAGTCCCGCCGATGACCCGGCCCCCCTCGCCTCCCGCGTCGCCGCCGCCGTCGCGGAGGCCCTCACCGCCGGCACCTGGCTCCGCCTCAAGGCCTGCGAACTGCCCGAATGTCACTGGGCGTACTACGACCGCAGCCCGGCAGGCCGCGGCCGCTGGTGCACGATGTCGGTGTGCGGGGCGCGGGCCAAGATGCGCCGCTACCGCGCGAAGTAAGCCCTTCCGGCCCACGCCGTACCGGAGCCGTGGACAATGAGACACGACTCCGGTCCGGCCGACTGAGCCTCGGCCGGACCGGAGTTCTTCTGCGAGGACTGCTAGGCGGTCGGGCGCCCCATGGCCCGGTACGTCCACCCGGCCCGGCGCCACAGCTCCGGGTCGAGGGCGTTGCGGCCGTCGAGGATCAGACGGACCGCGGCCGCTTCGCCCAGCGTCGCCGGGTCCAGCTCACGGAACTCGCGCCATTCCGTGAGGTG
Above is a genomic segment from Streptomyces sp. R21 containing:
- a CDS encoding CGNR zinc finger domain-containing protein, producing MNDRAPAPDGLSLVEALVNTLDLASGADTLDSPEGRAPFGIAESEVEAARELRESLRAVCLAHAGHPPHRTVTPLGVLLAAAPLVVTVSAADGSATLSPADDPAPLASRVAAAVAEALTAGTWLRLKACELPECHWAYYDRSPAGRGRWCTMSVCGARAKMRRYRAK
- a CDS encoding VOC family protein, coding for MALAKLGAIVLDCPDPGALAGFYAEVLGGTVEGEGRWVDLSVPGGQSMAFQAAPGHVAPKWPAPDDSQQFHLDLTVEDLDAAEKGVLALGAKALDTEDRSRNWRVYADPAGHPFCLCAC
- a CDS encoding dipeptidase, encoding MADLQDELHTTAEVGALDEQPAVRPELPAKTAADPAEDPLARAHAFLAAHPVADGYSGLPWALRHLPWFDLELGESSVDTDVPRMRQGHVAALFWSLHLPEGLAKDRAVGATLEQLDLVNTVVQAHPEGLRLASSAGQTTDARNCGRVAVVLGPAGASALGDSMGILRALHALGLRAVTLSGASWASEVGLTRFGEEVLREMNRLGVLADLSGASEATTRRALAVSKAPVVFARSAARALRPHPANLPDDLLEELGTAKGLCLVPLTAEQTGPSVRDVADHLDHVRTIAGPECVGLSGTYDSGSAHPQDLPDASGYPRLIAELLDRGWSEPDLALLTWGNVQRVLRNADFTARAARQRRDPSTAKIAELDG
- a CDS encoding dipeptidase, with protein sequence MTSPDAAASLDEARDLLREFPVVDGHNDLPWALREQVRYDLGARDIATDQSAHLHTDLGRLRAGGVGAQFWSVYVRSDQPGAVPATLEQIDCVRQLITRYPSDLRGALTAADMEAARAEGRIASLMGAEGGHSIANSLATLRALYALGVRYMTLTHNDNNDWADSATDEPGVGGLSAFGRAVVREMNREGMLVDLSHVAATTMRDALDTTSAPVIFSHSSSRAVCDHPRNIPDDVLERLPANGGVAMVTFVPKFVLQAAVDWTAAADENMRAHGFHHLATTPEAMKVHRAFEETNPRPIATVSTVADHLDHMREVAGVDHLGIGGDYDGTAFTPDGLGDVSGYPNLIAELHDRGWSRTDLAKLTWQNAVRVLGAAEDVARELQATRGPSNATLEQLDG